GGATGTACAGGCCCTGGCCAAATCGTCCGAAGAGAACAAGTACGACTTTAAGATCCTGAACGCTGTGATGGACGTTAACGAGATACAGAAAAAAGTGCTGGTTGAAAAGGTAAAGAAATATTTCAAAGGCGACATCAAAGGCAAGAGATTTGCCATGTGGGGCCTGGCTTTTAAACCGGAGACCGATGACATCCGCGAAGCGCCTGCCTTATATATCATTGACGAATTACTGGCAGCCGGGGCACAGATAAGCGCCTTTGACCCCGAGGCAGCGAACAATGTAAAAGCGCTGGTTGGCGATAAGATCACTTATGCAAAAGATCAGTACGATGCTTTGAAGGATGCTGATGCGCTGCTGATAGTAACTGAATGGTCGCTGTTCCGCACACCGGACTTTACGCAGGTTGAAGAGTTGTTGAAAAACAAGGTTATTTTTGACGGCCGTAACCTGTACGATCTGCAAAAAATGATCGATTGTGGCTTCTATTATAATAGTATAGGCAGAAAAGTAATCGCATAACATGGCAAACCGCAAACGCGTTTTAATAACCGGGGCAGCCGGTTTCCTGGGCTCACACCTGTGCGACAGGTTTATTAAAGAAGATTTTCATGTTATCGGCATGGATAACCTGATCACCGGCGACCTGCGCAATATCGAGCACCTGTTCAAGCTGGAAAACTTTGAATTTTATAATCATGATGTTTCCAAATTTGTCCATGTACCGGGTGAATTGCATTATGTATTGCATTTTGCATCGCCCGCAAGCCCGATAGATTACCTGAAAATACCGATCCAGACCCTGAAAGTGGGTTCCTTAGGAACACATAACCTGTTGGGCTTATCCAAAGCCAAAGGCGCAAGAATGCTTATCGCTTCCACATCGGAAGTTTATGGCGACCCGAACGTGAACCCGCAGCCCGAAGAATATTGGGGCAATGTGAACCCAATCGGTCCACGAGGTGTTTACGATGAAGCCAAGCGTTTCCAGGAAGCCATTACCATGGCTTACCATACTTTCCACAAATTAGAGACCCGTATTGTACGTATATTTAACACTTACGGTCCGCGCATGCGCCTGAACGACGGCCGTGTATTGCCGGCATTCATCGGCCAGGCCTTACGGGGCGAATCGCTTACCATGTTTGGCGATGGTTCACAAACCCGCTCATTCTGCTATGTGGATGATTTGGTGGAAGGCATCTATCGCCTCCTTTTCAGCGACTATGCTTTGCCTGTAAATATTGGCAACCCCGACGAGATCACTATCCGCGAGTTTGGCGAAGAGATCATCAAACTGACCGGCACCGATCAGAAGTTGATCAGCCTGCCGTTGCCGACAGACGACCCGAAACAGCGCCGGCCTGATATTACCAAGGCGAAAGCTTTATTAGGCTGGGAGCCGAAAGTTTCGCGTAGCGAAGGATTAAAGATCACTTACGAATATTTCAAATCGCTGCCTGAAAAAGAAATTCAGCATAAGGATTTCACTTACTACAACAAATAATAATGTCTAAAATATTAGTTACCGGCGGATTAGGATATATAGGTTCGCATACCGTTGTCGAACTGATCAACGCGGGCTATGAACCCGTCATCGTAGATGACTTGTCCAATTCGCATCCAAAAATTTTGGAGCAGATAACAAAGATCACGGGCAAAAAACCGGTTTTTCACCAACTTGACCTTTGTGACGATGCATCGGTAAAGAACCTGGCAACCGCTGAACCCCGCATTTCAGGTATTATCCATTTCGCTGCTTCAAAAGCTGTCGGCGAATCGGTGCAACAGCCTCTGAAATACTATCGCAACAATATATATTCCTTAGTAAACCTGTTGAATGTATATTATGGCAAGCCGTTGAATTTTGTGTTCTCGTCAAGCTGTACCGTTTACGGCCAGCCTGATGAACTGCCGGTAACCGAATCGGCGCCGGTTAAACCTGCCGAATCGCCTTATGGCAACACCAAGCAGATAGCCGAAGAGATATTAAAAGATACCATTGCTTCCGGCGCAAATTATAAAGTGATAGCATTAAGATACTTTAACCCGGTAGGCGCGCACGAGTCTGCACTGATAGGCGAACTGCCTATCGGTGTGCCACAAAACCTGGTGCCGTTCATTACACAAACTGCCATAGGCAAGCGCGAAAAGATTACCGTTTTCGGTGATGACTATAATACTCCCGATGGTAGTTGCGTTCGCGATTACATCCACGTGGTAGACCTGGCGAAGGCACATGTAGCCGCGTTGAAGCTTATGGAGAAAGAAAGCTTTAAGGGTTATGATGTGTTTAATCTTGGTACCGGCGTTGGCAATTCAGTACTGGAGGTTATCGCAGCATTTGAGCGCAGCACGGGTGTTAAACTGAATTATACCATCGGGCCGCGCCGCAGCGGCGACGTGGAGCAGGTTTGGGGCGATGTTACTAAAGCCAAAGATCAGCTTCACTGGCAAACGATGCTTGACATCGACACCATGATGAAGTCGGCATGGGCGTGGGAAAAGTATTTATCCCAAAATCCTTTGTAACTTTGCATCATGCAAAAGATCATCGTTACAGGCGGCGCCGGATTTATCGGTTCGCATGTAGTGCGCCGGTTCGTTAAAAATTACCCTCAATATCAAATTATCAATCTTGATAAATTGACCTATGCCGGCAACCTGGCCAATCTGAAAGATATTGAACACGAACCTAATTACCGTTTTGTAAAAGGCGATATTGTCGACTCAGCTTTTATCATCGATCTTTTTGAGAAAGAAAACCCTGATGCGGTGATCCACCTGGCAGCCGAATCGCATGTCGACCGCTCTATCACCAACCCGCTTGAATTTGTGATGACCAACGTGGTTGGTACTGTAACCCTGCTGAATGTTGCACGCAATCATTGGAAAGGTAAATACGATAAGACCCGTTTTTATCATGTATCGACGGACGAGGTTTATGGCAGCCTGGGAGAAGGCGGCATGTTTACCGAAACCACCAATTACGATCCTCATTCCCCTTATTCAGCATCTAAAGCAAGTTCGGATCATTTTGTAAGGGCCTATCACGATACTTACGGACTGGATACGGTGATATCCAATTGTTCCAACAATTACGGTTCTTACCATTTCCCGGAAAAGCTGATACCGCTGGCTATTAATAATATCAAACAAAGCAAACCCGTACCTGTATATGGAAAGGGTGAAAATATACGCGACTGGTTGTGGGTGGAGGACCATGCCCGGGCCATCGACCTGATATTTCACCGGGCGAAGGCTGGGTCGACCTATAATATAGGCGGGCATAATGAATGGAAGAATATTGACCTTATCCGCTTGCTTTGCAGTATATTGGACCGTAAACTGGGCAGGGCAGAAGGCGAGTCGGCAAAGCTTATTACTTTTGTAACAGACCGTGCCGGGCACGATCTAAGGTATGCAATAGACGCAACTAAATTAAAAAATGAACTGGGCTGGATGCCGTCGATCACCTTTGAAGAGGGGCTTGAAAAAACAGTGGATTGGTACCTGGCCAACGAGGATTGGCTAAACGACGTGACGTCGGGGCACTACCAGCAATATTATAACGAACAATACGCTAACAGATAACGATGTTTAATTTCTTCCGTAAGAAGGAAAGTCCGATAAATACCCCTGACTATAGTACTATTGCCGTGGATATGCATTCGCATGTATTGCCCGGTATTGATGATGGCGCTCAAAATCCGCAGGAGTCGGTGTTCCTTATCCGCCGGATGATGGATCTTGGGATCAAAAAAATAATTGCGACGCCCCATATCATGGCCGATTATTATCGCAATACGGCCGAAAGCATTAATGGCGCCCTTGAACTATTGAAGGCCGAATTGGTAAAGGAAAAGATCGACATAACAGTAGAAGCAGCCGCCGAGCACTATTTTGATGAGACGTTCGAAAAAAGGATCGATGATGGTAAGCTTATGATAATGGGTGGTAAGTATGTGCTGTTTGAATTATCGTTTGTTGCGCAGGCGCCAAACCTGTTGCAGGCAATTCAAAAAATGACCAACCTTGGTTTACAACCGATACTCGCTCACCCCGAGCGTTACCTGTATATGGATATTGACCAGCTTAAGGGCCTGCGCGACTGGGGTTGTTATCTTCAGTTAAACACCATATCGCTGACCGGGTACTATGGCAGGGAATCCAAAAGAATGGCCGAGGACCTGGTGGACGAGCAACTGGTAGATTTTATATCAAGCGATATGCATCATCCCAAACATGCCGAAGCATTAAAAAATGCTTTAAAAACAGCCCACCTTCAGAAACTGCTTT
Above is a window of Mucilaginibacter ginsenosidivorans DNA encoding:
- a CDS encoding tyrosine-protein phosphatase; this translates as MFNFFRKKESPINTPDYSTIAVDMHSHVLPGIDDGAQNPQESVFLIRRMMDLGIKKIIATPHIMADYYRNTAESINGALELLKAELVKEKIDITVEAAAEHYFDETFEKRIDDGKLMIMGGKYVLFELSFVAQAPNLLQAIQKMTNLGLQPILAHPERYLYMDIDQLKGLRDWGCYLQLNTISLTGYYGRESKRMAEDLVDEQLVDFISSDMHHPKHAEALKNALKTAHLQKLLSEEYPLKNIMLL
- the rfbB gene encoding dTDP-glucose 4,6-dehydratase; amino-acid sequence: MQKIIVTGGAGFIGSHVVRRFVKNYPQYQIINLDKLTYAGNLANLKDIEHEPNYRFVKGDIVDSAFIIDLFEKENPDAVIHLAAESHVDRSITNPLEFVMTNVVGTVTLLNVARNHWKGKYDKTRFYHVSTDEVYGSLGEGGMFTETTNYDPHSPYSASKASSDHFVRAYHDTYGLDTVISNCSNNYGSYHFPEKLIPLAINNIKQSKPVPVYGKGENIRDWLWVEDHARAIDLIFHRAKAGSTYNIGGHNEWKNIDLIRLLCSILDRKLGRAEGESAKLITFVTDRAGHDLRYAIDATKLKNELGWMPSITFEEGLEKTVDWYLANEDWLNDVTSGHYQQYYNEQYANR
- the galE gene encoding UDP-glucose 4-epimerase GalE translates to MSKILVTGGLGYIGSHTVVELINAGYEPVIVDDLSNSHPKILEQITKITGKKPVFHQLDLCDDASVKNLATAEPRISGIIHFAASKAVGESVQQPLKYYRNNIYSLVNLLNVYYGKPLNFVFSSSCTVYGQPDELPVTESAPVKPAESPYGNTKQIAEEILKDTIASGANYKVIALRYFNPVGAHESALIGELPIGVPQNLVPFITQTAIGKREKITVFGDDYNTPDGSCVRDYIHVVDLAKAHVAALKLMEKESFKGYDVFNLGTGVGNSVLEVIAAFERSTGVKLNYTIGPRRSGDVEQVWGDVTKAKDQLHWQTMLDIDTMMKSAWAWEKYLSQNPL
- a CDS encoding UDP-glucuronic acid decarboxylase family protein, producing MANRKRVLITGAAGFLGSHLCDRFIKEDFHVIGMDNLITGDLRNIEHLFKLENFEFYNHDVSKFVHVPGELHYVLHFASPASPIDYLKIPIQTLKVGSLGTHNLLGLSKAKGARMLIASTSEVYGDPNVNPQPEEYWGNVNPIGPRGVYDEAKRFQEAITMAYHTFHKLETRIVRIFNTYGPRMRLNDGRVLPAFIGQALRGESLTMFGDGSQTRSFCYVDDLVEGIYRLLFSDYALPVNIGNPDEITIREFGEEIIKLTGTDQKLISLPLPTDDPKQRRPDITKAKALLGWEPKVSRSEGLKITYEYFKSLPEKEIQHKDFTYYNK